One Candidatus Zixiibacteriota bacterium genomic window carries:
- the rplC gene encoding 50S ribosomal protein L3: MKEILGKKIGMTRIFAESGDAIPVTVIEAGPCPVISRRTMEKHGYDALQVGFGTRRKSRINKPMAGHFKKVGVEPTQYLREISSEDTEIEPAAVLTVDLFKEGERVDVTGISRGLGFAGTMKRHHFSGANKTHGQSDRWRAPGSIGQSSYPSRVFKGMKMSGRMGKDTRTTLNLRIVKIIKDENLMLVKGPIPGNRGCLVTIRQSNRPK, translated from the coding sequence ATGAAGGAGATACTTGGCAAAAAGATCGGCATGACCCGGATCTTCGCGGAATCGGGAGATGCTATCCCCGTAACTGTCATCGAAGCAGGCCCTTGTCCCGTGATATCACGGAGGACTATGGAGAAGCACGGCTATGACGCGCTTCAGGTCGGGTTTGGCACGCGTCGCAAGAGTCGGATCAACAAACCTATGGCCGGTCATTTCAAGAAGGTCGGAGTGGAGCCAACTCAGTATCTGCGTGAAATCAGCAGTGAGGATACGGAGATAGAGCCCGCCGCCGTCCTGACAGTCGATCTGTTCAAAGAAGGTGAGCGAGTGGATGTGACAGGTATTTCGCGCGGTCTCGGCTTCGCAGGTACCATGAAGCGACACCATTTTAGTGGCGCGAATAAGACGCATGGTCAGTCAGATCGTTGGCGTGCCCCTGGTTCTATTGGACAGTCATCTTACCCGTCGCGGGTATTCAAAGGGATGAAGATGTCCGGCCGCATGGGTAAGGATACTAGGACAACGCTGAATTTGCGGATAGTGAAGATCATTAAGGACGAAAATCTCATGCTGGTCAAGGGTCCGATACCGGGTAACCGTGGCTGTTTGG